The DNA region GCGGCTGCTCCCTGAAGCGACCCAGCGCATGCTTACGATGCAGCTCAAGATGCTGGAAAACGATGGGCTCATTATCCGCAAGGTTTATCCGGTTTCACCGCCAAAAGTGGAATATGATTTGTCCGAGCTTGGCAAACAATTGGCTCCCATGCTTTTGATGTTATGCGATTTTGGCACCACCTATATCGAAAGCTTTCCCGATGAAGTATCGTACACCAATCATAAGCATGCTTAAGGAAAATACGCGGTTAAAGGGCCCCCCTTAACCGCGTATTCCGTGATCACAAGCTTCCTTCGTGTATTGGCCGCCCAGCCCTTGCTCCGCTTTAGAAGCGCTGCGAGCAAGACTTACAGCACTAAAAATTGCGTTCCGAACCCCTTGCCGGAAACATATGCCGCTTCCAGTTCCTCTGGATTCCCTCTGTCCAATAAAACCACATTTTCGGGATACAGCTTCCCTAGCAGAGCCCATAACACAAGTTCATTTCCGCCGGTTGGAATAAAATGAATGCCATCGGTGTTCGTCACCAGACCGGAATGCGAGAGAATGTCTGCCGCAAGGTGCCGGCTGAGGGAGTTTCGCTTCGCGGCTGCGGTATCGGGATTGTCGCTCCCATGCGGACGATATAAAAACCGCTGGCCCCTAAAAAGCTGGCCGAGATCTACCGCAAACTCGCGGCCTTCCATTTTCAAGCTGAACCGCAGGGTTGTTCGATCGTCTCTCCTATTTGGCAACAACCGGGCGATGGCTGGTTCATCATTATGCTCCCCGGAATAAGCAAGCCTTTCCTCCTTGTTTACCGGTGCCCCCTTTCCCGCCTCGTTGCGCGG from Paenibacillus macerans includes:
- a CDS encoding winged helix-turn-helix transcriptional regulator codes for the protein MINFRNETYRCTSEIVLSLISGKWKIAILNHLAKGPVRYNELRRLLPEATQRMLTMQLKMLENDGLIIRKVYPVSPPKVEYDLSELGKQLAPMLLMLCDFGTTYIESFPDEVSYTNHKHA